A region from the Tigriopus californicus strain San Diego chromosome 9, Tcal_SD_v2.1, whole genome shotgun sequence genome encodes:
- the LOC131887453 gene encoding ankyrin repeat and KH domain-containing protein 1-like, which produces MRTLHILILVCALLDGKWTFGQQDELSCGISKPVEYLNIVGIRSFSDVVSRVAGTSETESVRPRTYPWLVSAGFLDNDGLWNHQCGGSIISNKHILTAAHCTMGPGNMVLRFGDTRLRDANDDQAVFTRSIYRTHVHPKYQRDKNEAYYDVAIWEIKPGIQFNSFVRPICIPNEAKLNVDQHSMQQMHLAGWGLSGRSAAGSQNMLRQVFLTIYAQRLCQTLYEQADESDTNIMNAISNLIPNGFQSNIVCAGGAITGNYGSCKGDSGSPLFQFSQSRLKFIQQGIVSGGIGSCGDPKYPSIYVRLEDPEILKFIKSTIKDNLVHGKSIPKTPVKPPKPAQPSNSKVALDPKGQSAMERDMVLTASKAINNGRKVDQQDRNGRSLLWKTAEMGVFPAARILVENRADLNLADKQGITPLHVASEKGFTSLVNLLVNFNASVNVTDNRGMSPLSYAAQSGNALVANALVSSGAMLSHQDIDGNTPLHHAIMAGHNELAAYFLSLGFNASIRNKEGLYPVHLAAQYSSPEVVRQMRSLGVDTNQLVGNGWCPLSLASIYGNREVVEYLVEEASADVAAVDNFGQTPLLAAACSGYDDIVAFLVKKDRAQVNRRDAFEQTPLHLAAKFGRKEVVELLLKNGANKQARTSQGQNPRDLAIQFGHFDLDQLLS; this is translated from the exons ATGAGGACGcttcacattttgatcttGGTTTGTGCTCTTCTTGACGGAAAATGGACCTTCGGACAACAGG ATGAGCTTAGTTGTGGAATAAGCAAACCAGTGGAATACTTGAACATTGTTGGCATTCGAAGCTTTTCCGATGTGGTGTCACGTGTGGCTGGCACAAGCGAGACCGAGTCCGTCAGACCTCGGACCTATCCGTGGCTAGTCTCGGCCGGGTTCCTGGACAATGACGGATTGTGGAACCATCAGTGCGGCGGATCAATCATCTCGAACAAACACATTCTGACTGCTGCCCATTGCACGATGGGACCGGGAAA TATGGTCTTGCGTTTTGGTGACACGAGATTGAGAGATGCGAATGATGACCAAGCAGTGTTTACCCGAAGTATTTATCGCACCCATGTTCATCCAAAGTACCAGCGAGATAAAAATGAGGCATACTACGACGTGGCTATTTGGGAGATTAAGCCtggcattcaattcaattcttttgttcGGCCCATTTGTATTCCCAACGAGGCCAAACTCAATGTGGACCAACACTCTATGCAGCAAATGCATTTGGCCG GCTGGGGATTGTCGGGTCGGAGCGCAGCTGGatctcaaaatatgttgcGTCAAGTGTTCCTCACCATTTACGCCCAAAG GCTTTGCCAGACTTTGTACGAACAAGCCGACGAGTCCGACACCAACATAATGAATGCCATCAGCAATCTCATCCCCAATGGTTTCCAGAGCAATATAGTTTGTGCTG GGGGTGCCATCACTGGAAACTACGGCTCGTGCAAGGGCGACTCTGGAAGccccttgttccaattttctcaGTCCAGGTTGAAGTTCATACAACAGGGGATTGTGTCAGGTGGCATTGGGTCTTGCGGTGATCCCAAATATCCCTCGATATATGTGCGATTGGAAGACCCAGAAATATTGAAGTTTATCAAAAGCACcatcaaagacaatttgg TTCATGGCAAAAGTATTCCGAAAACGCCCGTCAAGCCTCCCAAACCGGCCCAACCTAGTAATTCAAAAGTGGCTCTAGATCCGAAAGGTCAAAGCGCAATGGAACGAGACATGGTCTTGACAGCCTCCAAAGCCATCAATAATGGGCGGAAAGTTGACCAACAAGATCGAAATGGTCGCTCTTTGTTGTGGAAGACAGCAGAAATGGGTGTGTTTCCAGCGGCCAGGATTTTGGTCGAGAATCGAGCTGATTTGAATCTTGCCGACAAGCAAGGAATCACACCTCTCCATGTGGCCAGTGAAAAAGGCTTTACAAGTTTGGTCAACCTCCTGGTAAACTTTAACGCATCGGTCAACGTCACGGACAATCGTGGGATGAGTCCCTTGAGTTATGCAGCCCAGAGTGGAAATGCCCTCGTGGCAAACGCTTTGGTCTCATCGGGTGCCATGCTCAGCCATCAAGATATTGACGGAAACACGCCCCTCCATCACGCCATCATGGCCGGTCACAACGAGTTGGCTGCCTACTTCCTCTCCCTCGGATTCAACGCCAGTATTAGGAATAAGGAAGGTCTTTATCCGGTTCATTTGGCCGCCCAATATAGCTCACCTGAGGTGGTACGTCAAATGCGATCGCTTGGTGTGGATACCAACCAATTGGTGGGGAATGGTTGGTGCCCTCTGTCCTTGGCTAGCATCTACGGGAATCGGGAAGTGGTCGAATATTTGGTAGAAGAGGCGTCAGCTGACGTGGCTGCCGTGGACAATTTCGGACAAACTCCTCTTTTGGCAGCGGCATGCTCGGGATATGACGACATCGTCGCATTTCTTGTGAAAAAGGACCGGGCCCAAGTGAATCGGAGGGACGCATTTGAACAGACGCCATTACATCTGGCAGCCAAATTTGGGCGCAAGGAAGTGGTGGAgctgcttttgaaaaatggcgcCAACAAACAAGCTCGAACGAGCCAAGGTCAAAACCCGCGCGACTTGGCCATCCAATTCGGGCATTTCGATCTCGATCAGCTTCTAAGCTAA
- the LOC131887456 gene encoding calmodulin-like has protein sequence MLTIARKRREAERHKKLDDAFQKADIDGTGKLTKEQMIKCFEVNDVVLPNLEEDIAKLAGKDGLITLSEFKKFTMPTDLCKIEFHDRVFQKVEYDKAENTATGPSAKKDSKAKAEALKQMDRVELAFRKFDANRDGFLSRAEFDEMMKDVEKEQADRIFRACDQAGDGRVSLEEFRNVIQRGKTMMKN, from the exons ATGTTGACAATCGCAAGGAAACGTCGGGAGGCAGAGCGACACAAGAAGTTGGACGACGCCTTCCAGAAGGCCGATATTGATGGAACGGGCAAACTCACCAAAGAGCAAATGATCAAGTGCTTCGAGGTCAACGACGTTGTCC TGCCAAACTTGGAGGAAGACATCGCCAAACTTGCGGGAAAAGATGGTCTGATTACGTTATCCGAGTTCAAGAAGTTTACCATGCCCACAGATCTTTGCAAAATCGAGTTTCATGACAGGGTCTTTCAAAAGGTGGAGTACGACAAAGCTGAGAACACGGCCACTGGACCTTCGGCCAAAAAGGATTCCAAGGCTAAG GCCGAAGCCCTGAAGCAGATGGATCGTGTGGAACTTGCCTTTCGGAAGTTCGATGCCAACCGTGATGGATTTCTCAGCCGAGCTGAATTTGACGAG ATGATGAAAGACGTCGAGAAGGAACAAGCCGACCGTATCTTCAGAGCCTGCGACCAAGCTGGGGACGGACGCGTCAGTTTGGAGGAGTTCAGAAACGTCATTCAGCGGGGCAAGACCATGATGAAAAATTAA